The DNA window GGCCATTGGCCGTCGCCGAACGAGATCGCCAGATCCACCGCCTCGCCACGGATGTCGAACGCGTTTTGCGAAGTGACGATGCGCACGTCGAGCTCGGGTCGCAACTCCTGAAACGCCGCCAGACGCGGCATCAGCCAGAACTGCGCGAAGGCGAAATCGGTCGCCACCGTCACCACTTGCCGGGTGCGCCGCGCGCGCAGCTTGTCGACGGCCACATGGATCGCCGCCAGATGATCGCGCACCGCCTCGTGCAAGGTGACACCGTCGGCCGTCAACGTCACGCCGCGATGGGCGCGCTTGAACAGGGGCGTGCCCAAATCCTTTTCCAGCGCGGCGATGCGCTGGCTGACGGCCGGCTGGCTGGTGCCGAATTCCTCCGCCACCAGCGTGAAGTTCAGGTGCCGCACCGCCGATTCGAAGAACACCAAACTGTGCAGCGGGACGCCTTGATGTGGATTAGCCATAAATTTTTCTTATGTTCCGATAATTTATTCTGCCCTCAAGACGCTGAATTTGCAAAGGAATTCTCAAATTCATACATAAGCGCGGTTTATATTATCCGAATATGAATATGCAAATTGATACGTTCATAATTTTCGGCCGGCATCGCAGAATGCGTGCATCGAACCATTTACGCAGATGCCCCTTATGCAGCCTTCCCAGCCCGCTTTACAACCGAATATCCTGATCCTGATGGCCGACCAACTGACCGCGCGTGCCTTGGCTGCATACGGTAATTCGGTCACCTCGACGCCGCAGATCGACGCCCTCGCCGCCGCCGGCGTGGTCTTCGATTCGGCCTATTGCAATTCGCCGCTGTGCGCGCCGTCACGCTATGCGCTGATGACCGGCACCCTGCCGTCGGCCAACGGCGGCTACGACAACGCCGCCGCACTGTCCTCCGAGGCGGTGACGTTCGCCCATTACCTGCGCCACGCCGGCTACCGCACCATCCTCTCGGGCAAGATGCACTTTTGCGGCGCCGACCAGTTGCACGGCTTCGAGGAACGCCTGACGACCGACATCTATCCCGCCGACTTCGGCTGGACGCCGGACTGGACGCAACCGGACGCGCGCCCGGACTGGTATCACAACATGTCGTCGGTGATCGACGCCGGCCACTGCGCGCGCAGCAACCAGCTCGATTTCGACGACGAGGTCGTGTTCGCCGCGCGCCAGAAACTGTTCGACCTCGCCCGCGATCCCGACCGCAGACCGTTCTGCATGACGGTGGCGATGACGCACCCGCACGACCCCTACGCCATCTGCTCGCCGTACTGGGAGCAATACGGCGATGACGAGATCGACATGCCGCGCGTGCCCGAGGCGCCGGCCGGCGAGGACCCGCATTCGCGCCGCCTGCGCGCCGTGATCGGCCTGGACCAGACGCCGGTCACGCTGGAGCAGACGCGCCGCGCGCGCCGCGCCTACTACGGCGCCATCTCGTATGTCGACGAGCAAATCGGCGTGCTGCTGCGCGCGCTGCGCGAATCTGGCCAAGCCGACGACACCGTCATCATTGTCACCTCCGACCACGGCGACATGCTGGGCGAACGCGGCCTCTGGTACAAGATGAACTTCTTCGAACCGGCCAGCCGCGTGCCGCTGATTGTCCATGCGCCGCAACGGTTCCAGCCGCATCGCGTGGCCGAGTCGGTGTCGCTGGTCGATCTGCTGCCGACCTTGCTCGACCTGGCACGCGATGGCGCGACGCCGCCGGCGGGTGCGGCATTCCCGCTCGACATCGCCGGTCGCAGCCTGCTGCCGCACCTGAACCAACGCGGCGGCCACGACGGCGTAGTGGCCGAGTATCTGGCCGAGGGCGCGCTGGCGCCCATCGTCATGCTGCGCCGGGGCGCCTGGAAATTCATCCACTCGCCGGCCGATCCCGACCAGCTCTACCACCTCGGCGACGATCCCGACGAGTTGCACAACCTGGCATCGAACCCGGCCAGCGCCGACGTGCTGGCCGGGTTCCGCGCCGACACCGTGCGGCGCTGGGACTTGCCGGCGCTGCACGGCCAAGTGCTGGCCAGCCAGGCGCGCCGGCGCTTTATCGGCGCCGCCAACGCGCTCGGCGTCCATCACGCGTGGGATTACGAGCCGCCGCGCGACGCCAGCAAACGCTACATCCGCAACCATCTCGACCTCGACGCGCTGGAAGCCAGGGCGCGCCTGTCCGCCCGACCAGGAGCCGACGCATGAATTACGCATCCCCACAGAACCGTCTTCATACGGCGCACCGCTCCATTCGCCGCGCCGCCACCACGCTGGCCGCGCTGGCCGCCGCCGCCGTCATGATCGCCGCGATCGCCGACACCGCCCGCGCCGCCGAACCCGAATCCTGCCGCGCTGTACGCATGGCCGATCCCGGCTGGACCGACATCGGCGCCGCCAATGCGCTGGCCGGCATCGTCCTCGAAGCGCTCGGCTACGAACAAAAGGTGCTGCCGCTGTCGGTGCCGATCACCTACGCAGGCTTGCAAAAAGGCCAGATCGACGTCTTCCTCGGCAACTGGATGCCGGCCCAGCGTCAGCTGGTCGACCCGCTACTGAAGGCCGGCACCATCGACTTCCTGCACGCCAACCTGCCGGGCGCCAAGTTCACGCTGGCCGTGCCGGACTACGTGGCGCGCGCCGGCGTGCGCACCTTCAGCGACCTGGCCAAACACGCCGACAAGTTCGACCGCAAAATCTATGGCATCGAATCGGGCGCGCCGGCCAATCAATCCATCAAGAAAATGCTGGCTGCCCAAAGCTACGGCCTCGCCGGTTGGACCCTGGTCGAGTCGAGCGAACAAGGCATGCTGAGCCAAGTGGCCCGCAAAGGCCGCAACGCCGAATGGATCGTGTTCCTCGCCTGGGAACCGCACCAGATGAACAATACCTACAAGCTAGTCTACCTCGACGGCGACGACCTGTATTTCGGACCGAAATTCGGCAGCGCCAGCGTCAACACTGTGGCGCGCCGTGGCTACCGCGCGGCCTGCCCCAACGTCGGCCGGCTGTTCGCCCAGATCGAATTCAGCGCGCCGCTCGAACACGCCATCATGGCCGATATGCTCGACAAGAAGCAGCCTGCGCGGACCGCCGCCCTGCGCCAATTGCGCGCCCGGCCCGAGCTGGTGAACGCCTGGCTGGCGGGCGTCACCACCCGCGCCGGCGGCGACGCCGCGTCCGCCGTGCGCGCCCGCCTGGCCCAGCCTTGATTTCCCCATCTCTTCATCCACTACCGCCGGAGCCACCGATGCGACACGCACTGCGATTCAAACCCCTTCACCTTCTCGTGTTGCAGGCGCTGGCCTGCTCCGCCCAAGCCTACGCGGCGGCCGACCCGGCCCCGATCGCCGCCACCACCGATACGCCGATCGAAACCGTGTTCGTGCAGGGACAAGGCCGCCAGGTACAAAACATCACGCGCAAGGATCTGGCCGAGGCCATCCCCGGCACCAGTCCGCTCAAGACGTTGGAGAAGTTACCGGGCGTATCGTTCCAGTCTGCCGATCCATTCGGCGCCTACGAGTGGTCGGCGCACATCTCCATCCGTGGCTTCAGCCAGAACCAGCTGGGGTTCACCCTGGACGACATTCCGCTCGGCGACATGAGCTACCGCAACCACAACGGCCTGCACATCAGCCGCGCCATCTCGTCCGAAAATGTCGGCAACGTTACGGTGTCGCAAGGCACGGGCGCGCTCGGCACGGCGTCGACCAGCAATCTGGGCGGCACCGTCAGCTTCACCACGCGCGGGCCGACCGACGTTGCCGGCGCCACCTTGGCGCAAACGCTGGGCAGCGACAGCACGTCGCGCACTTTCGTCCGCTACGACACCGGCCTGCTGCCGACCGACACCAAAGCCTACTTGTCGCTGACGCGCCAGCGCGCCGAAAAATGGAAAGGCGACGGCGGCCAGGACCAGAACCAGTTCAATTCCAAGGTCGTGCAAAAACTGGGCGCCAGCCAGTTGAGCGCCTTCTTCAATTACTCCGAGCGCGACGAGACCGACTACCAGGACTTGTCGTTCGACAGCGTGCGCCGGCTCGGCTACAAATGGGACAACTACGCGCCCGACTGGCAGCGCGCGGTCGCGGCCGCACAGGGCGTCTATAGCGGCGGCGTCAACAATCTCGACGATGCCTATTACCTGGGGCGCGGCTTGCGCAACGACTGGCTCGGCGGCGTCGCGCTGGAGTGGAATCCAAGCGATACCTTGCGCTTGAAAACCACTGTCTACGATCACCGCAACCACGGCGAAAGCCATTGGTACACGCCATACACGCCGTCGTCGGCCATCGTGCCGATCTCGGTGCGGGCGCAAACCTACGCCATCGACCGCACCGGCGTGGTCAGCGATTTGACGTGGGAGGTGGGCAATCACACCCTTACGGCTGGCGTCTGGGGCGAGCGCAGCGTGCACCGCTGGTCGCGCGCCTTCTTCGCCGTCAATGGTCCCGAAAGCACCGACCACTTCCTCGACAATCCGTTCTCGACGGTGATCGCCCAGCGCTTCGTCAGCAAGACCACGCAGCTGTATTTGCAGGACAGTTTCGCGGTGCTGGACGACAAGCTCAAGCTCAGCTACGGCTTCAAGAGCACCAAGGCGCGCATCGACGGCGACAATCAGATCGGCGGGCGCGCCGGCGGCAAGCTGGAGGCGTCGAAAAAATTCCTGCCGCAGGCCGGCCTGACCTATGCGTTGACCGACCGCGAGGAATTGTTCTCGTCGTGGGCCAAAAACATGAACGCCTACCAGGCAGGCGCCGACGGTCCGTTCTCGCAGACGCAAGCGGCATTCGACCTGAGCGCCGGCAAAGTCAAGCCGCAGACCTCCACCACGGTCGACCTCGGCGTGCGCTCGCGACGCGGTCCGCTGCAGGCGTCGCTGGCGCTGTACGCGGCCGACTTCAAGAACCGGCAGTTGAATGTGGCGACCTGCACCGGCATCGTCGGTTGCCCGACCACCTTGGCCAACGTGGGCAAGGTAGAGACCAAGGGACTGGAAGCGGCGCTGGACTGGAAGATCGCGCGTGAATGGGCCTGGTTCAATTCCTTCACCTACAACGACTCCACCTACAAGCAGGCGCCGGTGTACTACGAGGGCGCCACACCAATCAACGTCAACGGCAAGCGCGTCGTCGACGCGCCGAAAGTGCTGTTCAACACCGAAGTGTCATATGAACACGCCGGCTGGTTCGCGCGCGCCGACGCCAAATATACGGGAAAACGCTACTACACCTATCTCAACGACAGCCCGGTGCCGTCGTTCTGGCTGGCAAACCTGAGCGGGGGCTACAAGCTCGGCAACATCGGGCCGTTCAAGAGCGCGTCGCTGCAGTTGAACGTGACCAATGTGTTCGACAAGCGCTACTTCGCCACCATCGGCACCAATGGCTTCGCCAGCAGCGACCCGTCGGGCGGTTTCGCCACCATGCTGGCCGGAGCTCCGCGCGCCGCCTTCCTGACCCTGAACGGCAAGCTGTAAACGCCACCTTCGAGAAAGCATGCCATGTCCAACGTTAAAGTCTCACTGCGCAATGTCTGCAAGGTGTTCGAGTCGAGTC is part of the Oxalobacteraceae bacterium OTU3CAMAD1 genome and encodes:
- a CDS encoding TonB-dependent receptor; this translates as MRHALRFKPLHLLVLQALACSAQAYAAADPAPIAATTDTPIETVFVQGQGRQVQNITRKDLAEAIPGTSPLKTLEKLPGVSFQSADPFGAYEWSAHISIRGFSQNQLGFTLDDIPLGDMSYRNHNGLHISRAISSENVGNVTVSQGTGALGTASTSNLGGTVSFTTRGPTDVAGATLAQTLGSDSTSRTFVRYDTGLLPTDTKAYLSLTRQRAEKWKGDGGQDQNQFNSKVVQKLGASQLSAFFNYSERDETDYQDLSFDSVRRLGYKWDNYAPDWQRAVAAAQGVYSGGVNNLDDAYYLGRGLRNDWLGGVALEWNPSDTLRLKTTVYDHRNHGESHWYTPYTPSSAIVPISVRAQTYAIDRTGVVSDLTWEVGNHTLTAGVWGERSVHRWSRAFFAVNGPESTDHFLDNPFSTVIAQRFVSKTTQLYLQDSFAVLDDKLKLSYGFKSTKARIDGDNQIGGRAGGKLEASKKFLPQAGLTYALTDREELFSSWAKNMNAYQAGADGPFSQTQAAFDLSAGKVKPQTSTTVDLGVRSRRGPLQASLALYAADFKNRQLNVATCTGIVGCPTTLANVGKVETKGLEAALDWKIAREWAWFNSFTYNDSTYKQAPVYYEGATPINVNGKRVVDAPKVLFNTEVSYEHAGWFARADAKYTGKRYYTYLNDSPVPSFWLANLSGGYKLGNIGPFKSASLQLNVTNVFDKRYFATIGTNGFASSDPSGGFATMLAGAPRAAFLTLNGKL
- the betC gene encoding choline-sulfatase, with the protein product MQPSQPALQPNILILMADQLTARALAAYGNSVTSTPQIDALAAAGVVFDSAYCNSPLCAPSRYALMTGTLPSANGGYDNAAALSSEAVTFAHYLRHAGYRTILSGKMHFCGADQLHGFEERLTTDIYPADFGWTPDWTQPDARPDWYHNMSSVIDAGHCARSNQLDFDDEVVFAARQKLFDLARDPDRRPFCMTVAMTHPHDPYAICSPYWEQYGDDEIDMPRVPEAPAGEDPHSRRLRAVIGLDQTPVTLEQTRRARRAYYGAISYVDEQIGVLLRALRESGQADDTVIIVTSDHGDMLGERGLWYKMNFFEPASRVPLIVHAPQRFQPHRVAESVSLVDLLPTLLDLARDGATPPAGAAFPLDIAGRSLLPHLNQRGGHDGVVAEYLAEGALAPIVMLRRGAWKFIHSPADPDQLYHLGDDPDELHNLASNPASADVLAGFRADTVRRWDLPALHGQVLASQARRRFIGAANALGVHHAWDYEPPRDASKRYIRNHLDLDALEARARLSARPGADA
- the choX gene encoding choline ABC transporter substrate-binding protein, with translation MIAAIADTARAAEPESCRAVRMADPGWTDIGAANALAGIVLEALGYEQKVLPLSVPITYAGLQKGQIDVFLGNWMPAQRQLVDPLLKAGTIDFLHANLPGAKFTLAVPDYVARAGVRTFSDLAKHADKFDRKIYGIESGAPANQSIKKMLAAQSYGLAGWTLVESSEQGMLSQVARKGRNAEWIVFLAWEPHQMNNTYKLVYLDGDDLYFGPKFGSASVNTVARRGYRAACPNVGRLFAQIEFSAPLEHAIMADMLDKKQPARTAALRQLRARPELVNAWLAGVTTRAGGDAASAVRARLAQP
- a CDS encoding LysR substrate-binding domain-containing protein is translated as MANPHQGVPLHSLVFFESAVRHLNFTLVAEEFGTSQPAVSQRIAALEKDLGTPLFKRAHRGVTLTADGVTLHEAVRDHLAAIHVAVDKLRARRTRQVVTVATDFAFAQFWLMPRLAAFQELRPELDVRIVTSQNAFDIRGEAVDLAISFGDGQWPGCDARQILPELVVPVCAPAWLERHAQAGGASADVLRLPLLHLGGGGQNRWMTWQDWARLQGLPDGGDIPSLTLGNYPLLIQAAIAGHGVALGWRPLVDELVRDGQLVTLPAPALSTRRGYFLLRPHGREPWEALDSLSEWIVRGCA